ACAGCTCACGGGAAAACCCAAAAACAGCTACAATACGGTATTGGACAGTTTATCGCCGTTTTCAACCATCGAAGCGTCGCAGATTCTCCGAATATTATTCGTGAATTATCGTTCTCTCGGCGCGGGGGGCACGACACGTATATAGATTTGAATAGATTTATTGTGGGCTGTCGCTGACCTTCGTACATGGAGACACGGAAAGTGCAGGTGACCGGCGGTTCGACGTTCACCGTCTCGATTCCGAAAGGCTGGGCGACCGAAAACGGCATCGAGGCCGGTGAGAAAGTCGAGTTCCACCCGGAGGGCGACTCCCTGTTGCTCTCGCCTCGGACGGGCGAGGAGACGGTCGAGGGGACCGTCGATATCTCCGACCTCGAAGGGCCACAACTCACGCGCACGGTGTTCACCCTGTACGTGAGCGGATTCGACATCATCAACCTCGAAGCGACGAGGGTGACGCCCGACCAGCGCCGGACGATTCGAGACGCGACGCAGGGACTCGTCGGTCTCGAAGTCATCGAAGAAACCGGCGACCGAGTGGTACTGCAAGACCTGCTCGACTCCTCGGAGTTGTCGATTCACAACGCCATCACGCGGATGCGCCTCGTCTCGATAACGATGCTCCAAGACGCCGTAACCGCGCTGACCGAAAACGACGACGACCTCGCGACCGACGTCATCGAGCGCGACGACGACG
The sequence above is a segment of the Halorussus halophilus genome. Coding sequences within it:
- a CDS encoding phosphate uptake regulator PhoU, yielding METRKVQVTGGSTFTVSIPKGWATENGIEAGEKVEFHPEGDSLLLSPRTGEETVEGTVDISDLEGPQLTRTVFTLYVSGFDIINLEATRVTPDQRRTIRDATQGLVGLEVIEETGDRVVLQDLLDSSELSIHNAITRMRLVSITMLQDAVTALTENDDDLATDVIERDDDVDRLWFMISRVFRSALRNPSTAADIGLPRETCFDYHSSARQLERVADHAAKIGQFTREIEDVPDEVSEAITDLHEEAADIVEMGMDALLEEDGTKATELANETRERVREMDKHTRKVDDLIRELDAQRAQSLSLIVDSLSRSADYGGNIAETALQKAAPRPEN